A stretch of the Notamacropus eugenii isolate mMacEug1 chromosome 2, mMacEug1.pri_v2, whole genome shotgun sequence genome encodes the following:
- the CLDN20 gene encoding claudin-20 — protein sequence MASAGLQLLAFILALSGICGIITATLLPNWKVNANVGSTIITAIIQLEGLWMDCTWYSTGMFSCTVKPSILALPVYVQTARTTMVLACILSALGICISTVGMKCTRLGGDRKTKSRITFAGGVCFILSGLSGLIPTSWYMKEIISNFWDPAIPEHHRHEPGGAIYLGFISTVLLFVAGVIFCTSCLKGSQEARHCPPKQQGILATQSENNAGYNLKDYV from the coding sequence ATGGCGTCAGCAGGTCTACAGCTCCTTGCTTTTATTCTAGCCTTATCTGGCATTTGTGGCATAATCACAGCCACACTACTGCCAAACTGGAAGGTAAATGCAAACGTGGGCTCCACTATCATAACAGCCATTATTCAACTTGAAGGGCTGTGGATGGACTGCACATGGTACAGCACCGGGATGTTCAGCTGCACAGTGAAACCCTCCATCCTAGCCCTCCCTGTCTATGTGCAGACTGCACGGACCACCATGGTACTGGCTTGCATCCTCTCAGCTTTGGGGATTTGTATTTCCACAGTGGGCATGAAATGCACACGTTTAGGAGGGGATAGAAAGACCAAAAGTCGTATTACTTTTGCTGGAGGAGTATGTTTTATTCTCTCAGGTCTATCTGGTTTAATACCCACATCATGGTACATGAAGGAGATCATTTCCAATTTCTGGGACCCAGCCATCCCAGAGCACCACAGACATGAACCGGGAGGAGCTATCTACCTTGGATTTATTTCAACAGTACTCCTATTTGTGGCGGGTGTGATTTTCTGCACTTCCTGTTTAAAAGGGTCTCAAGAAGCTAGGCACTGTCCTCCCAAGCAGCAGGGTATCTTAGCCACTCAGTCAGAGAACAATGCAGGATATAATCTGAAGGATTATGTATAA